In one Nostoc sp. KVJ3 genomic region, the following are encoded:
- a CDS encoding GMC family oxidoreductase produces MKTNFENEFEHERDNDPGSTSNDDNFTDRVRSNQHKLTSELRHQYDFIVCGSGSSGSVVARRLAENPDVSVLLLEAGGTDDVPSVVTANQWFMNLGSDRDWSFQGQPNPHVNDRSIPFSMGKVLGGGSSINVMVWARGHQRDWDLFAAEVNDPAWGYESVLKIYRRLEDWHGVPDPMYRGTGGPVFVQPAPDPNPIAPATVEGARVVGIPTFENPNGRMMEAAKGASISDVLVRNGKRESIFRSYVFPYMDRPNLTVLSHALVTRLTFQGKRVTGVEISYRDAIYRIGAAVEVVLSLGAIHTPKVLMQSGIGDEAELRRFGIPVVQHLPGVGQNFQDHVAFDCVWEYENALAPRNNLSEAIFFSTSQSGLDSPDLFVCQAEVPKSSAENAVRFGLPDAGWTLFGAIAHPKSRGRLRLTGANPSDPILIDANTLSDADDLKTAIACIELCREVGNSAPLRPFVKREVMPGNLKGAELERFIRDAATSFWHETCTAKMGQDAMSVVDSNLRVYGIDNLRIADGSILPRVTTGNTMAPCVIVGERAAEILHLEHQLQTTVKTDSSVQ; encoded by the coding sequence ATGAAAACGAATTTTGAGAATGAATTTGAGCATGAACGGGACAACGATCCGGGTAGCACCAGTAATGATGACAATTTCACCGATCGCGTCCGCAGCAACCAGCACAAGCTCACCTCTGAACTAAGACACCAGTACGATTTTATTGTTTGCGGATCTGGATCTTCTGGCTCAGTAGTTGCCCGCAGACTGGCTGAGAACCCGGATGTTAGCGTTCTACTGCTTGAAGCTGGCGGCACCGATGATGTACCCAGTGTTGTCACCGCGAATCAATGGTTTATGAATCTTGGAAGCGATCGCGACTGGAGCTTCCAAGGACAGCCGAATCCCCATGTCAACGATCGTTCGATTCCGTTCTCGATGGGCAAGGTACTTGGCGGTGGATCGAGCATCAACGTCATGGTTTGGGCACGCGGACACCAGCGCGATTGGGATCTCTTCGCCGCTGAAGTGAATGATCCAGCCTGGGGCTATGAATCGGTCTTGAAGATTTATCGCCGCCTGGAAGATTGGCATGGTGTGCCAGACCCAATGTATCGCGGAACGGGAGGGCCAGTATTTGTCCAGCCCGCGCCAGATCCAAACCCGATCGCACCCGCAACGGTTGAAGGTGCGCGGGTGGTGGGTATTCCTACTTTTGAAAATCCGAACGGACGTATGATGGAAGCGGCGAAGGGCGCTTCTATCAGCGATGTGCTAGTCCGCAATGGTAAGCGCGAATCGATATTCCGCTCCTACGTTTTCCCTTATATGGATCGGCCAAACCTGACGGTTCTCAGTCATGCACTGGTCACACGGCTGACGTTCCAGGGCAAGCGGGTCACTGGCGTGGAGATATCTTATCGTGACGCGATCTATCGCATTGGTGCGGCAGTCGAAGTCGTGCTGTCGCTCGGTGCAATCCATACGCCGAAAGTGCTGATGCAATCGGGTATCGGCGATGAGGCTGAGTTGCGGCGATTTGGAATTCCTGTCGTGCAGCACCTTCCCGGTGTGGGGCAAAATTTTCAAGACCATGTTGCATTCGATTGTGTCTGGGAATACGAAAACGCTCTTGCACCCAGAAACAATTTGTCCGAGGCAATCTTTTTCTCAACCAGCCAGTCCGGGCTTGACAGTCCAGATTTATTTGTCTGTCAGGCCGAGGTGCCAAAATCCAGTGCCGAGAATGCCGTCCGGTTTGGCTTACCCGATGCAGGTTGGACATTATTCGGGGCGATTGCCCATCCCAAAAGCCGAGGCCGTCTGCGCCTGACGGGAGCTAATCCATCCGACCCGATTCTGATTGATGCAAACACGCTGTCTGACGCGGATGATCTCAAAACTGCGATCGCCTGCATAGAACTCTGCCGCGAAGTCGGTAACTCCGCTCCGCTTCGTCCGTTTGTCAAGCGCGAAGTGATGCCAGGTAATTTGAAAGGGGCCGAACTCGAACGTTTTATTCGGGATGCTGCAACGAGTTTCTGGCACGAAACCTGTACCGCGAAGATGGGCCAGGATGCCATGTCGGTGGTGGATAGCAACCTGAGAGTGTATGGAATCGACAATCTCCGGATTGCTGATGGATCGATTCTGCCGCGAGTAACGACTGGTAACACGATGGCTCCCTGCGTAATAGTCGGGGAGCGGGCAGCGGAAATTTTACATCTCGAACACCAGCTGCAAACCACCGTAAAAACAGACTCAAGCGTGCAATAA
- a CDS encoding VOC family protein: MKLEVVVFSVSDVDRAKAFYENLGWRLDIDVVDGDFRGVQMTPYNSEASIIFGKGVTPNNSGSAHSLVLAVDDLDAARKDLIARGVNVSEVFHYAGGPFNNAVENPRILGRDPQGRSYFSFASFEDPDGNLWLLQEIQTRLPGRVWNSTRARDMDIATLANLLGETAEYHDRYEKTHAEHHWWDWYAPYLSARQNGSSPEESAAADRYMEKVFHVLSR, from the coding sequence ATGAAACTCGAAGTCGTAGTGTTCAGCGTTTCCGACGTTGACCGTGCGAAAGCATTCTACGAGAATCTCGGCTGGCGGCTCGACATCGACGTGGTGGATGGTGACTTCCGTGGCGTGCAGATGACGCCGTACAACTCGGAAGCCTCGATCATCTTCGGCAAGGGAGTCACTCCGAACAATTCTGGCTCGGCGCACAGCTTGGTCCTCGCCGTGGATGACCTCGACGCCGCTCGCAAAGACTTAATCGCTCGCGGTGTCAACGTGAGCGAGGTCTTCCACTACGCCGGCGGTCCCTTCAACAACGCCGTGGAGAACCCACGCATCCTGGGGCGCGACCCGCAAGGTCGTTCCTACTTCTCATTTGCCTCGTTCGAAGACCCAGACGGGAACCTCTGGCTGCTCCAGGAAATCCAAACGCGGCTTCCCGGTCGCGTTTGGAACTCTACGCGAGCACGAGACATGGACATTGCAACCCTTGCAAACCTTCTTGGCGAGACGGCAGAGTACCACGATCGCTACGAGAAAACTCACGCCGAGCATCATTGGTGGGACTGGTACGCGCCTTATCTGAGTGCGCGTCAGAATGGCAGCAGTCCAGAAGAGTCCGCCGCCGCTGACCGTTACATGGAAAAGGTTTTTCATGTTCTTTCCAGGTGA